ACTTACAAATATTGATTCCCTTCGAGAGACGCACAATAGGGGAGCTGAACATTGGACCCATCGTATGTGCAGTCAGCGTATACCAAAGTCCCCGGATAATTAACGGCTTGGAAGCAAGCATGTACAGCAGCTTGTACTCGTACACCGCCATCCGGTTGTAGGTCATCAGCTGGTGGCAAATTTGGCACAGATTCTGCGCCGCCATTGGATCATCCAGCATTGTCTCAATCATTCGCACGATATACGACACACGGCGCCGTTCATTGAGCATGCCAATGATGGCGTGCAGCAATGCAGCTTCTCTCGGGCTCAGTGTCGGTCCGTCTTCTCCGTCCGAATCGGAATCGCTCGAATCGTCCAGCGGTCGGTTGATGGATGAACGAATCGTCTTCCGAGGTAGTTTGGTAAAGTTGTCCACCATGGAGGCGACCACCTTGAGGTAAGCACTGAAGTGCTCTTTTGAATTTGATGTATCTAGAAGACAAATATGACAATCAATGGAGGATTTGTAGTCGTCCGCTTCTCCACTTACCATCCAAGTGCCGTTGGTCGAGCTTTAAAAATGCGAACAACAGTGAACTGGTTAGTAGTAGCCTCTCGTCCTGTGACTGATCCTTGCGTGCCTTTTTCGGTGTTCCACCCATACGCACTCCCGTTCCAATACTGCTCACCGTCGATCCCATCGTATCGTCTGTCAGATCGATCAGAATCGTGCTCCGATAGTCCAGATGCCGCTGGTACTCATCGGCGATACAGCGCACCAACGTCCAGTATGGGAAATCTTTCCTTTCGCCTAGCGCCGGCAACACAAAGTGCTTCACCTGATCTGACAGGTGGTGCGGAGAGAGCACATTGAAGGTGAAGGATTGCAGTATCTGCCTACTTAGCAGGTCTTGTGCTTCCGGATCGATGAGTTGCAAAGGGCGCAGAAGCATTTCGAACAGCGCAGCGGCAATCGGAATCGCCAATGTGGTCGTGTCCATATCTAACGCCGGTAATTTCTCTTCGATCAGTTGTCGCACAACGCAGAAATAGCGCCGCTCTATGAGATGACTGTAGATGGACACCAGGTACTGGTGGATGTACTGCGGACGATCCGTTCCGGGCGGTGGTATATGCTTCGTGATGTATGTGTTTGAGGAATAGATCTCCAGCATGCGCATCGGTATTGTCTAGCAAACGATAAATACGAGTTTGTATAGTAAAAACGACAGAACGAATGCCACTCCTATCATTACCGGTGAACATTCTGGTACTAGAATTTGTCCCAAACATAATCCAAGGAGCCTTTTGATGCGATACGTCCAGATTGAATCCTGATCAAGCAACCTAAACACTTCCGCGGGATGCTTGATCATATACTGACAGAGAAAAATCTagaacaaaaagggaaaatgttttaGACGGTCGCCATCGCCTTTGCATATGATTCATTACCAATCTATCTCCATCCTGAGCGGAACGGTGTTGATAGAAAAAGATAATCCGTTTACAGTAGTATTCCAGATCCGCCCCATTGCGTATGGCACCGTTTACTTTGCGGTACTCATCAAATTTGTCCCGTTCTCGTTGCTTTGTGTGTTGGCGTTGAAGGAAGCTTCGGACGACGGATTGTATCACGATCGCACCACATTGATGACGTCTGGCTTCCTCACGCTTTTGGCGCTCCTGTTGTGCCTTACGGATCGTTGTCAGCCGGTCCGTCTTCAGTGATGCTCCGCCAAGATTTTGCTGGGGCCGACGGCGAAATTCTCCGTCAAAGCTGAACATACCTGTCACAAAGCGGGGTTAGAGTTCAACGAAGCACGAAAACAAAGGTATTCTCTTCTTCTCCTCCCAATATCCGGCAgggttgcttttttgcaaGCGCACGACAGTACAGCTGACcggaagtttttttgttttgaccaGGGATTCACACTTCCAGACCTTCGGAAAGTTGAAGCTTAATCAAAATTTCTCTTTTTACGCTTCGTATTGCACTGGGCCTGTGTACTGTTGCTGATTCGGACCGTGAAGGTGCCCCAGTAAAAACTCCTGCCTAATATCTACACACAACAAAGATTTCCAAGACAGTCGCTAATGATGCTGTTGGGTCGGGAAGCGATTGCGTGTTCCGTATGTCCACAGGTTGTTCCGGGTTGGTGGAATCCAGtagaacaatttgtttttggtcTTTCGTTTCCAAATCCCTGTTGTTTTTGACAGGAAAGTTCACCGAATCACACTAGAACGaattttattcattgtttTACGAACACAAAAGTGGGTATGTATGCGTGAATACCCACACAGTCATCCTGGTTCTTTCATTCCACAACTGTCAAACGTCTGATATCACAGGGTGCTCCGTAAGTATTATACTAATACGTTAattctaattttaaaactaGTGTTTTGTGAATCATGATCAGGTAgcagaattgatttttttcaaccaAAGCCACCTGCAAAAGAGCTAGCTCATGTGCGGTTGGTCGTAGGAATATGTGTTAGCATAGCAATGTGACGAACTTTACTGGCCGAATTAATTGAATCAGATGATGGAatctttcatatttatttgaGCGAATGGAAagaaggtttttgtttcatagGCCATATCTCAATAATCGATTAATCTTCATTTTTCAAAGTAATTTATCTCTTCTTACCTTAGTGAAATATTACCCTGCTTCGGTTCAAAACACCCTAGACCACGAATCGTCTGGCCTCCAGTAGCAACACTTGACTATTTGATCAAGGAACAACGAGCAGTTTATCAAGTTAAGCGTTGGAGAAATTAAGCACACCAAGACAGTTTGGACATTTCCgtgtatttgattttttattccaGACTTTTTCACATACTCTTGCGTTATCTTCATCCTAGAAGAATGTATGTATAGTACAATCAGGAATTTGAAGATTTGGATGCATCCCGCGTTAAACCCGTCAGCCAAGAAACATCCACGGCTTATGAACTgacaaaacggaaagaaatgcATAATTTTTACAAAAGTTACCTTAAGAAATGATAAGGAAATACATAGAGTTACTGAGGGTAAGCAACTttgaaatgtaataataatttaagcaTAGTAAATTAATCtgaaggaaacaaataaatcatcgCCCAACAGTGTGGAAACTAACACGAAAAAAGTTTGGATTAGTCCAAATGAAAAGTGgcacgtttttgtttcaagaCGATTTACAACTTTTTCGACTCTTCATTCACACGCAACACCCAATGTACCAATGGACACGAATTGTGTACAAAATGTATGGCAAATTACATTGTGGcgtaataaaaatggcaaacgggCGAACCGTAATTTGTATACGGAAAATTTGTGCATTCATGCCGGAATGGGGCGAGATGGTCAGTATTTATCTTTTACGCTTCGCAGTAAAGCAACGGCTCCGCGCTTTTCGCTTTACTTTGGGTTTTCCAAGCGCGTTTGTATGTAGAACCGTATTATCTTTTGCATGTTCTTTCGCATTCAAATCCGTTGCGGCTTTGTTTGCTGGAAACTTCGTGCTGGAGTTTTGTTGAGCCAATTTTCTGGGAAGTTTCATCACAAGCATTCCGGTGTGCTTCGTAAGATTCTGATGAAGTATCAGCTTGTAGCGTAGCTTGAAGACAACACTACACTCGCGACACTGCAGCTGGGACATCGAAGATGCACCATGACGCCAAAGGGTGTGCAGTAGTAGGGAAGCTTTGGTATGGTAATGAGAATTATCCAAGTGATCCAACCGGCCCTTACGATGACAGATTCGGCAGCATCGTCGGTTTGTGATCAGCTTGATCATGTGCTTGTCACGTATGTCCGCAAGCCGCGCTACGGTACCAACTTTTTGCTCCTTTTCTGTAGGGACTAATTTTTCCATCTTAAGGTCGATCGCCATTTCCTGCTCCAGTACCTCGTGCTCCGGAGGTTCATTCGTCTCGGTGTCAGTATCCAGCATTTCTACCGATACAAAGACCATAGGATCAGCGGAGGACGGTGACAGTTCTTCTTTCTTCTCGATACGACGTGGTTGGTATCGTTTACGGGGGTTTTTGTCACACTCCTGCTTTAGCATCAAGCCATCCGGCTCGGAATGGGTTTCCTCCGTATCCTCCTGGTGGCAACCGTGCGATGATGGTCCAACAGTCACGGACGGGACCGGATCTTCCACACCCTTACCGCCTACCGTACTGATGGACACCTCGGTATGGTTTTTAAGGAATTCGGCGagcgaaaacttttccccttCATTTTGAGCATCCTGGCGGGAAGACGTGCTCCGCTGGTTGTCCTCTTCCACCGCGGATGGTGGAGCAGTCCGGAGGATAGTAGTCAGTGAGTGGGTTGGCGGTGCCGGCAGACCActgtgctgttgctgatgaatAGCTGGATGCTTCGATGTGTGAAATGAGTTTTGCGgctttttgtacattttatcaaaaatatcgtttatattcTTATTACTAGTGcagttattgttattgttgtggtgATGAGGATTCTGATGCTGGCCAACTTTGGTGCTAACattttggaaaatgtgtttttcaatGGTTCCACCaccttcgttttctttatcgctggatgattcattcattcgtcgTTTCTTGAAGCTGCGCATATCGAGTGCTAGCGGCTGAGACTGTTGGTAGTTTGAGTCAAAGGGACCGATTGCGCCATTGCTAGTGTCGTTTGTACTGTTCCAACTGGTCATGCCACTGCCGCTGATACTGTTGCTGGTGCTTGTTGTTCGTGGTTGTTGTGGAGTAAATGTAGCGGGAGGCGACGAAACCATCGTGCTGCCGTAGCTGCGGACGTCATTCGATGCACCGACGGGATGATTGTCCACTGCTTTCGATGGTTtctggtgctgttgttttatCTGTTGCTGGCTTAACTGTAGCTGCATCTGCTGATGTGCCACGGCAGTCGTGGCCAGTAGCTGTAGTAAGCACTGCCGATCACTGTTAAAAAGTGATCCTAAGGAAACGCTCACATTTTCAATAACGGAGGAGTTGCCTGTAGTTGCAACCTGCTCATTACTGTCGTTGACCGGGATGTGTTGTTTCTTTATCTGCCTATCAATTGCTGCTGCCATACCGAGCGTGTAGGGCGTCGCTGCATTGCTACTGTCGCCGGCATCACTGCCATTGTAACCGCCTCCCGCATTACGAAAATCCTGCGTAACTGAAGCCTTGTTTCGTCCGACTGCTTGCATGTGCAAAAGGCTGCACAacgggaaaagaaagaaagaaacgagTTACAACAATGTAAATTGTGACCGCaaccaattaaaaaaaataaaacaaaataggcATATAATAAACATCTCGTCCTTGGAGAAATCCTCTCCAAGAAACCATGAACACAAGAGAGGGCAAACTCATAAGAAAAGCGAAGGAAACACATTGTGCTGCATCACTCCGTACCGTGCATAGTCGCCGGAGTCACTTCCGTCCGCTTCTAGGTAGCTATAAAGTAGTTCTGGGCCACGCTTTCGATGTGGCCTTGTTGCGATccattgctgctgttgatgaacTGAAGCGGTCCCACCGTTCTGGCCCATGACCTGGCCGGCCGTGGCCAACACGTGTTGGTTGATCGTTTCGATCAAGTTGGCAGCGTTACTGTTTGTCAGTACGTTACCGGTGGTCGATGGATGGCTGTCAGTGGAATGATACTGGCCATTCGATGTGCCGTTACTGTTATCGTAAGGCGACATTAACGGCCGGATGGATTGGAAGATTCAAgagaaacaaatttaaaagtgGATATTTTATAGCAATACACAACTGTACGAAGCAGTTGTGCTTTATGATCAGTACtaagaaaaatgaacaaaaaaaactataacatCAGAGTTGAGAATGGTTCTTGATGTCTAAATTAGTTAATAATTTCATGACATCTAGAAAACATGCAACCAATATTTGTGAATTTTGCCAACCGGTTCCCcaatttttaaactttccTCACAGTGGAAATAATAGAactcaaacaaatttcaaaacgGCAACGACGgccaaacaaagaaaacaataacgtTTCCAGAAGATAATGGAACGGAACGTGTTTTAATCTCTCACCCAAAGCCATTCCCACTGGTCGGAATGTTGGTGGGCAAATTGTTCGACGTAAATGCATTACCCAAATTGCGCAGGACGTTGCCATTCGTATCGCCCGTCGTACTCGCTGCTGCTGTATGTTGCAGTGTAGAGTTTGTACCACAATTACTACCACTGCTGGTACTGCCGGTGCCGCCCGTATTGACGGATCCGACCCCCTTACCAGCTTTCGTCATGTCGTGCGAACTTTGCGAAAGGTAAATGATAAGGCGTTTCGGTTTACTTTACGTTACAACTGACTGTTCTCTCCAGATGAAGCTATTCGAAAAGATACTTACTGACTGTCCTGCAAATGTGCATCCAGATGTGCCTGATCTTCGGCGAAGAAGCTACATTTGTTACAGGCTTTCTTGTTGTGTACCTTCAGAACGTGCGTAGCTAAGCGCTCCGAACGGGCGGCCTTATAGTCGCACAGTAAACACACGTACGGCTTGGTGTGTGTATTGAGATGTCGTTTGAGTCCCCAGTTGTCAGCACCTGATAATTAAATGGTAAATGTTTACGACACCACACGATTGAACATAGACCACCCCATGAGAGTTGTATGTCTTACCCGCCCAAGAACAATAGGTGCATGCGAACTTCTTTTCGCCTTTGATTTTCTTGAGAAGCGGCTTTTCATCCACAGATGCACCGGAGGCGTTAGTGGACTGGCTGAAACTACCCGTTGCTCCAGACCCGAATCCGGAACACTTCTCTTGCTTGATTGACGGAGACCCCACTTGGGATGAATGTAGGCTAGTATGGGACTGCTGCAGCGGCTTAAAATCACCTTGAGGTTGATTATGAACATGAAGCAACTGGCTAGGGAGACTATGGCCATTATGATGCGTACCACTGCTACTGTTTTCGACAGTATGGGAAGGTACAACTAAAGATGGCGCAGTACTGAAACTCCCGGAAGGGATATTTAGCTGCATTTGGACAAGTGTCATGGCCACCGACGCACTGCTTGATGACGAACCATGGTTTGATGTTTGTGTATTTCCACCATAATGGGAGCTGCTTTTCGTGGCTGATGACCCACCCGGGGGATGCCGACGCGTTTTTGCAATATCGTACTCCATCTCACGGTGCattcgaagaaaatgtttcttcaCATGATCGGCACGATTGAATGGCTTCAGGCAGGCATAGCACTGGAAAGGTTTCTCGTCCTTATGAATGTTTTCGTGACGAGTAAACAGATCCCGCCGGTCGGTTGTGTACGGACAGCTCGTGCAGCTATACCGCTTGATGACGTTCGTCCCAGCAGGTGATGTTGCCGTGCCGTAGCTGTTACGCTTGTTCGCCCGATCAACTGTGCTGGGTATGTTCAGCCCGGCCAGCGGTTTTACATCCTGTGGTTCCGTTTTTGGTTTCTTGTACGATTTGCTGTAGTTATTCGAGGTGCCAGACGGGGATACATGTTTGCCACCGTTCCATGGCTCTTCGGATGCTGGCTGGGATTGCCAGCGGTCATCTGTCGACGGTATAGATATATCTGAACAGGAAAGAAGGATAACGTGTTAATGAACAATAGCGTTGGAAAAGGGAGAGTTCATTCGCTCACGCTCTCTACGACACTGCGATCTATCGATCGTGTACCTAGTAGGAACTCACTTGTTGGCGGTTTGTTAGCGTTGGGAAAGTTGACCGGATTCAGGATCGAGCCAGCGGGTGGAAATCCGTTCTGCATCAATGCAGCAAGTCCAAATGCGGTCGTTATGTGgtcttgctgttgctgttgttgttgctgctgctgctgctgctgctgctgttgctgctgcagttgctgTGCAGCGGAGGATGATGGTTGATGCGCTGACCCGACGGTGGTCGTTTCGTAGCCGATCTGTGTGAGCGTTGTGAAGGATCGTTCGCCACCATCGGGTGGGGCTGTTGGAGCACCCGGAGCCAACTGAGCCAACTGGGCTACCTGCGTGTTGTGCGGATAGAGCCCGTGCGCCGACTCGTCACCGTACAGCTTCCGGGTGATCTCCTTAAACATGTCCTCGTACGCCTCAACCCCGGTGGGTTGAGACGTCGGCAGGAGAGTGGTCATCGCGGACTAAAAAAGTCCTCCGAAGTCACTCTGAAAAGATAACGAACGAAttaaaaagcgaaacaatatTAGTTATAAAGCAATTTGAACGACTAGCACCATGATTTCCTATTTCTAATTGGGTATTGAACGGTTAAGCTTTGTGTAAAAATCTCCCCCTAGTGAACGCCAAAAAATGTGCCATAATTGTCGTTCATAAAGCCGGCATTATTCCAATGCCAACCATCTCACAACTGGGAGGAAGGCTGGAAGGAAGGATTGcggtgcaaaaataaaccttCTCCACGTGGACTCGCTGAGGCTCGGCACACCGTTCTCGCTTTCCGGCGTTCCGAGAAACATCGCTCCCATCCCAAAACACTTTCACTCCCAAACTCCCAGCGAATGAAAAGCTGTTCCGGTTCAGCATAAaccacccatcatcatcatcatcatcatcatcattcataCACCCACGCTGTTTCATGGTCAAAATCCGAATTCCATCAtaagcaaatacaaaaaaagagataCGAAGCGATGAAACGTTCCAAAGCCGGTAAATACACGGGATTCCTGGTGAGATCAAACTAACACGCGCGAAACGAGAGGAAACCCAGTGGGTGTGGGTGGTGTGTACACGTTGTTTCATTCATAACTTTTTCGGAACTCGAATCTCGCGGGGTGGTACAGTTGGTAAGGTGAGCGTTGAAGCAAATCCCCCGTGCCGGGTAGAGATGCGACCGAGTGCGTACGATATACGAGTGGCAACTGTGATGTTCTTTGCGGGAAAAATATCGGATATTTGTTAACTGATTAATTTACGTAGCGGTGTTGGTTAGAAAAtgtatgtttaatgtttatgtGCATTACTGAATAACTGACGTGTATTGAGCCCGAACTAACTCGATCTTCACCCCCGGAGTATTGTCATGCAGCGTTGCATTCGTTTTCAAGATCAACCAGTTCAGCTGTTGATCGACGCACAGTGATTGACGGTGATGTTTCGAGTATGGTGCGTTTTTATATAATGTCTACATCTTCGTGTCTGAAGACATTACTAAAGTTACTGGAGAAGTCAATCAAAAGTCTTGGTTGGCTTATTGTGAATTTTGACTAGGTGCTATCCAACAGCAAATTAAGCTTAGATCTTTTGGAAACTTCATTGCTAGTGGTTATTCTAGGTAGTGTATCTTCAGAAGCCTTCACCCCTATTAAGCACACCTGTTCCTCGGTCAAACACTATTGTTGCCACTACTCGCAATATTATCTACTAAATGCACCCtttgggttggaaaaaaaaaacacagcctAGCGTTTATGTTGCTCATGTTCCTCCCACAATCAACcaccgcaacacacacacacacacccacatatGCAGTAGGACATTCGCCCGGAGCGGTGTTCTTCGGTGTTGGGTGTGCGCGCGCACACCGTTCCATCCATAAACATCCTCCTCGTCGGGAATGCCACCAACACTAAAGCGCAGCAGGTTTTCAGCAGGAAACGcgccaacaaaaaagcacgtGCAAACTCCGGACCCGAACCGGacgaaatacaaaatataaatGAGGAAATATTGCACTACCGGTAGTGCTGTTTTCTCCGCGTGCCTTTTATCTCTCCCGGTGGGTGGTGAGATTTCGTTTTATCTTGTCCATATTGCAAACCTCCGATGATTAACTGCCACCCAAACGCAACGCTTAATTGCTACGCCCACTGCGGGGGCACGGGGCCGATCGACGCGGTTCCGGAGGCAACCCGTTTGTGTGCGTAGGCCTTTTGACGAAGCGAGCCGAACGAGCGTGTGTTgaagtggaaaaacaacatctcTCGGGCTGCACACTGACCCTGGAATCACCGCGTGTCTCAATACACCACCCACCCAGCACATGTCCGCCAAAAACTCCCACCCCCGGGAGGAAGAAAGGAATCGCGCATCTCCATCCGAAAGGGTTGCGTGGGAGTAATGGAACTGCCACCCCCGAGtattctctctttttctctcgccTGCTCTCACTctcatacacacgcacaccataAACTTCGCCGTATAGGCGCTTTGCGCCCTTGTGGCGGCTTGTTCCTTTCAGCCTCAGAGCGAAGGGATGCAATCTCGTGGGTGGCAATGGGAAGGTGGGTCGGACCACCATGGTGGGTGGtgatttaatatatttttccaATCTTTTTACCTCCCAGCTCGCATATTCCCACACTTTTACACTGTTTCTTACCACCGTTCAGTTGCACATTCACTAACGCAAGTCTTTGCTCGCGGCGAAGGATAAGGATAAGGTGCCGACATCGTAATCCGAGTGCACTTTATTGAACTGATGGACAATTTGCACCCATCGCCGAGAAAATAACAAAGAAAATCGATAACGGCAGTATCCGAGCAGGATGGGTTTGTCCGGATagtttgtggttttggttGTCTTTTCACATGAATTGCTTGTATGTTAAGCTTGTATTTTGCACATaacaaatggaacaaacaaCTCCAACTTAAATTATACACAAACTATTCCTTCATGTGAGTGTCCTATCCATTTGAGATTCATCATCCAATCCTCCTTTTCAGTCGATTAAGTGGTTTTTAGAATGCAATGCTACATCAATATGCTTTTTCTTCAACCCACAACCTGTGCCCCAAGGCATCCAGGCAAATGGTCATTTCATTATCGCATGTTCACTGCactgcacacacactcgcCGCACAGCAAACGAACTGCGCGCAAAAGGAATAAGATCCGGCAGGAAGTAAACGAGCTCCAGCTACCTACAGTCACAAGAAAACTCCATCACACACAAGCTTGTGCTGCCGCCTGTCAGCCAATTGGTAAACCACAAATCCACCCAAAGCAACCCACGCCGCATCACAGAACCGAAAGGAGcgaagggtgtgtgtgcgagaagtcct
This region of Anopheles marshallii chromosome 2, idAnoMarsDA_429_01, whole genome shotgun sequence genomic DNA includes:
- the LOC128718830 gene encoding protein charlatan, whose protein sequence is MTTLLPTSQPTGVEAYEDMFKEITRKLYGDESAHGLYPHNTQVAQLAQLAPGAPTAPPDGGERSFTTLTQIGYETTTVGSAHQPSSSAAQQLQQQQQQQQQQQQQQQQQQDHITTAFGLAALMQNGFPPAGSILNPVNFPNANKPPTNISIPSTDDRWQSQPASEEPWNGGKHVSPSGTSNNYSKSYKKPKTEPQDVKPLAGLNIPSTVDRANKRNSYGTATSPAGTNVIKRYSCTSCPYTTDRRDLFTRHENIHKDEKPFQCYACLKPFNRADHVKKHFLRMHREMEYDIAKTRRHPPGGSSATKSSSHYGGNTQTSNHGSSSSSASVAMTLVQMQLNIPSGSFSTAPSLVVPSHTVENSSSGTHHNGHSLPSQLLHVHNQPQGDFKPLQQSHTSLHSSQVGSPSIKQEKCSGFGSGATGSFSQSTNASGASVDEKPLLKKIKGEKKFACTYCSWAGADNWGLKRHLNTHTKPYVCLLCDYKAARSERLATHVLKVHNKKACNKCSFFAEDQAHLDAHLQDSHSHDMTKAGKGVGSVNTGGTGSTSSGSNCGTNSTLQHTAAASTTGDTNGNVLRNLGNAFTSNNLPTNIPTSGNGFGNGTSNGQYHSTDSHPSTTGNVLTNSNAANLIETINQHVLATAGQVMGQNGGTASVHQQQQWIATRPHRKRGPELLYSYLEADGSDSGDYARLLHMQAVGRNKASVTQDFRNAGGGYNGSDAGDSSNAATPYTLGMAAAIDRQIKKQHIPVNDSNEQVATTGNSSVIENVSVSLGSLFNSDRQCLLQLLATTAVAHQQMQLQLSQQQIKQQHQKPSKAVDNHPVGASNDVRSYGSTMVSSPPATFTPQQPRTTSTSNSISGSGMTSWNSTNDTSNGAIGPFDSNYQQSQPLALDMRSFKKRRMNESSSDKENEGGGTIEKHIFQNVSTKVGQHQNPHHHNNNNNCTSNKNINDIFDKMYKKPQNSFHTSKHPAIHQQQHSGLPAPPTHSLTTILRTAPPSAVEEDNQRSTSSRQDAQNEGEKFSLAEFLKNHTEVSISTVGGKGVEDPVPSVTVGPSSHGCHQEDTEETHSEPDGLMLKQECDKNPRKRYQPRRIEKKEELSPSSADPMVFVSVEMLDTDTETNEPPEHEVLEQEMAIDLKMEKLVPTEKEQKVGTVARLADIRDKHMIKLITNRRCCRICHRKGRLDHLDNSHYHTKASLLLHTLWRHGASSMSQLQCRECSVVFKLRYKLILHQNLTKHTGMLVMKLPRKLAQQNSSTKFPANKAATDLNAKEHAKDNTVLHTNALGKPKVKRKARSRCFTAKRKR